The following are from one region of the bacterium genome:
- a CDS encoding OmpA family protein, protein MTTHAHRIVRRLLPALVLAALAAATLPVPAAGATDPARVERLRDGMDQAKKDGAKGQLPQAWWDLDARLDAAAKSGATEEQWRALEADVAHLRSAAAFVSRMRQQKSGIEAVLSRFDQALAEIGALYGVDPDPTLSGSPAARDLLDRLGESRLEARILVDSLTVENRRLNEMVGTRIVEQDSLITALRVEVSALRQKLWDTELRAGVAEADRTAAESVLTRKQQREQAIAEVRGAFGPDEAEIMLTAEGDVVLRLFGVAFGVGSATMSPGQEGLVTRVADAARRFPGAAVRVEGHTDDTGGRDANLRLSRRRAESVARLLENELGWEGETIATEGFGPDRPIALNSTAEGRARNRRIDVVIAGGL, encoded by the coding sequence ATGACCACCCACGCCCACCGCATCGTCCGGCGCCTGCTGCCGGCCCTGGTCCTGGCGGCGCTCGCCGCCGCGACCCTCCCCGTGCCCGCCGCCGGCGCGACCGATCCGGCCCGGGTCGAACGCCTGCGCGACGGGATGGACCAGGCCAAGAAGGACGGCGCCAAGGGGCAGCTGCCCCAGGCCTGGTGGGACCTCGACGCGCGTCTCGACGCGGCGGCGAAGAGCGGCGCCACGGAAGAGCAGTGGCGCGCCCTCGAGGCCGACGTGGCGCACCTGCGCAGCGCCGCCGCCTTCGTGTCGCGCATGCGCCAGCAGAAGAGCGGCATCGAGGCCGTGCTGTCGCGCTTCGACCAGGCCCTCGCCGAGATCGGGGCCCTCTACGGGGTCGATCCCGACCCGACCCTGTCCGGCAGTCCCGCCGCCCGGGACCTGCTCGACCGGCTGGGCGAGTCGCGCCTCGAGGCCCGCATCCTCGTCGACTCCCTCACGGTGGAGAACCGCCGCCTGAACGAGATGGTCGGCACGCGCATCGTCGAGCAGGACTCGCTGATCACGGCGCTGCGGGTCGAGGTCAGTGCGCTGCGCCAGAAACTCTGGGACACGGAACTGCGCGCGGGCGTCGCCGAGGCCGACCGCACCGCGGCCGAGTCGGTGCTCACCCGCAAGCAGCAGCGCGAGCAGGCCATCGCCGAGGTGCGCGGCGCCTTCGGCCCGGACGAGGCCGAGATCATGCTCACGGCCGAGGGCGACGTGGTGCTGCGGCTCTTCGGCGTCGCGTTCGGCGTGGGCAGCGCCACCATGAGTCCGGGCCAGGAAGGCCTCGTCACGCGGGTCGCCGACGCCGCGCGCCGCTTCCCGGGCGCCGCCGTGCGCGTCGAGGGCCACACCGACGACACGGGCGGCCGCGACGCGAACCTCCGCCTGTCGCGCCGGCGGGCCGAGTCGGTGGCCCGGCTGCTGGAGAACGAGCTGGGCTGGGAGGGTGAGACCATCGCCACCGAGGGCTTCGGCCCGGACCGTCCCATCGCCCTGAACAGCACCGCCGAGGGGCGCGCCCGCAACCGGCGCATCGACGTGGTGATCGCGGGCGGCCTGTAG
- a CDS encoding glycosyltransferase family 9 protein: MKVLVARTDRLGDLVLSLPVLADLKAALPAAQVHAMVAPGAVPLVEHDPAVTRVWTWHDALSAADTDALAEALRAEGFAAAVLLQYRRELATLLRRAGVPRRYGPLSKWSSWWLLNRGARQGRSRRARHEMDYNRDLGRRLARDLGAAAAVPAGGPRLHLGPAQREAAAAFRAAHGTAGRRIVFVHPGSGGSALDWEPARFAAVANALAADGHFVAITGAGADGAVVERVAAGLAPGVAVLLDAFDLRGFLAVLAAGDLFIGPSTGPLHMAAALGVATIGLFPPVRTMHPDRWGPRGAGGDAGANLVPPVDCPARRVCRGERCPHHNCMDAIAVADVVAAARPRLAPTAPSDRKNGEAR; this comes from the coding sequence GTGAAGGTGCTCGTCGCGCGCACCGACCGGCTGGGCGACCTCGTGCTGTCGCTGCCGGTGCTCGCCGACCTGAAGGCGGCCCTGCCCGCGGCGCAGGTCCACGCCATGGTCGCGCCGGGGGCGGTGCCGCTGGTGGAACACGATCCGGCCGTGACCCGGGTGTGGACCTGGCACGACGCCCTGTCGGCGGCCGACACCGATGCGCTCGCCGAGGCCCTGCGCGCCGAAGGATTCGCCGCGGCCGTCCTGTTGCAGTACCGCCGGGAATTGGCGACCTTGCTGCGGCGGGCGGGCGTGCCGCGCCGCTACGGACCGCTCTCGAAGTGGTCGAGCTGGTGGCTGCTGAACCGGGGCGCGCGGCAGGGCCGGTCGCGGCGCGCGCGCCACGAGATGGACTACAACCGCGATCTGGGACGGCGCCTGGCGCGCGACCTGGGGGCGGCGGCGGCGGTGCCCGCCGGGGGGCCGCGCCTGCACCTGGGCCCCGCCCAGCGGGAGGCCGCGGCGGCGTTCCGCGCCGCGCACGGGACCGCGGGCCGGCGCATCGTCTTCGTCCATCCGGGTTCGGGCGGGTCGGCCCTCGACTGGGAACCGGCCCGTTTCGCGGCGGTTGCCAACGCCCTCGCGGCGGACGGGCACTTCGTGGCGATCACGGGCGCCGGGGCCGACGGGGCCGTCGTCGAGCGGGTCGCCGCCGGGCTGGCGCCCGGGGTGGCGGTGCTGCTCGACGCCTTCGACCTGCGTGGGTTCCTGGCGGTGCTCGCGGCGGGCGACCTCTTCATCGGCCCGTCGACCGGCCCGCTGCACATGGCCGCGGCCCTGGGCGTGGCCACGATCGGACTCTTCCCGCCGGTGCGGACCATGCATCCGGACCGGTGGGGGCCCCGCGGCGCCGGCGGCGACGCGGGAGCGAATCTGGTGCCGCCGGTGGACTGTCCGGCCCGGCGCGTGTGCCGGGGCGAACGCTGCCCGCACCACAACTGCATGGATGCCATCGCGGTCGCCGACGTCGTGGCGGCCGCGCGCCCCCGGTTGGCGCCGACCGCGCCGAGCGACCGGAAGAACGGAGAAGCCCGATGA
- a CDS encoding zinc-binding dehydrogenase: protein MQQVWINAKGESATLGVREAPAPQPGPGEVRVAVAAAGVNFADVMMRRGLYPDAPPLPAVPGYEVAGEVVDVGPGVPDELVGRPVVAMCRFGGYSEEICLPRALVWERPAAVDAVAAAAVPVNYLTAWQMVRVMAPATAGDTVLIHSAAGGVGQAVIQLAGEAGATLLGSASPAKHALLRDQGLVHVFDSREPDFAAGVRAATGGRGVDIALEPRNGRWIGASYDSLAKCGRLVLFGFSGAARGRRSGTWSAVRTLAGVPWLRLNPIRLMNDNKAIAGVNLGRMWDQQERTAAWMEALLTRLADGRIRPVIDRVLPFSRAAEAHDRLEERRNVGKVILVPDARFAGEAGRQGGAP, encoded by the coding sequence GTGCAGCAGGTCTGGATCAACGCCAAGGGGGAGAGCGCCACGCTGGGCGTGCGCGAGGCGCCCGCGCCGCAGCCCGGACCGGGCGAGGTGCGGGTGGCGGTCGCGGCCGCCGGCGTGAACTTCGCCGACGTGATGATGCGCCGGGGCCTGTATCCCGACGCGCCGCCCCTGCCCGCGGTGCCCGGCTACGAGGTGGCGGGCGAGGTGGTCGACGTGGGCCCGGGCGTGCCCGACGAGCTCGTCGGGCGGCCGGTGGTCGCCATGTGCCGCTTCGGGGGCTACAGCGAGGAGATCTGCCTGCCGCGGGCCCTGGTCTGGGAGCGGCCGGCCGCGGTCGACGCCGTCGCGGCGGCGGCGGTGCCCGTCAACTACCTCACGGCCTGGCAGATGGTCCGGGTGATGGCCCCGGCGACGGCCGGCGACACCGTGCTGATCCACTCGGCGGCGGGGGGCGTCGGGCAGGCCGTGATCCAGCTCGCCGGCGAGGCGGGGGCGACCCTGCTCGGCTCGGCCTCGCCCGCCAAGCACGCCCTCCTGCGCGACCAGGGGCTGGTCCACGTCTTCGATTCGCGCGAGCCCGACTTCGCCGCCGGCGTGCGCGCGGCCACGGGCGGCCGGGGCGTCGACATCGCCCTCGAGCCCCGCAACGGCCGCTGGATCGGGGCGTCCTACGACAGCCTGGCCAAGTGCGGGCGCCTGGTCCTGTTCGGCTTCTCGGGCGCGGCCCGGGGGCGGCGGTCGGGCACGTGGTCGGCCGTGCGCACCCTGGCGGGCGTGCCCTGGCTCAGACTGAATCCGATCCGGCTCATGAACGACAACAAGGCCATCGCCGGCGTGAACCTCGGCCGCATGTGGGACCAGCAGGAGCGCACCGCCGCCTGGATGGAAGCCCTGCTCACGCGCCTGGCCGACGGGCGCATCCGGCCGGTGATCGATCGGGTGCTGCCCTTCTCGCGCGCCGCCGAGGCCCACGACCGGCTCGAGGAACGGCGCAACGTGGGCAAGGTGATCCTCGTGCCCGACGCCCGGTTCGCCGGCGAGGCCGGGCGCCAGGGAGGGGCGCCGTGA
- a CDS encoding class I SAM-dependent methyltransferase — MFVARLKSTLKPVVRSVRRRRARPAAERLARHAHPQVAAIGAALLDVLGDGADDGVRRTFGRIEARRAALLASTDEIEMVDFGAGRSSDSRTDDEMAAGVVCRRPVARIAGVSKSAFWARFLHHLVHRLGPASGVELGTCVGISAAYQAAALDRNERGTLRTLEGSPAIADLARETLRELGCGRADVVTGPFLATLDGVLAAAAPLDYMFNDGHHDHDAVLQYFAQTLPHLADSAVIAFDDISWSAGMRRAWEEVAAHPRVLAAIDLHTIGLTVVTAEPAPEKLRATIPL; from the coding sequence ATGTTCGTCGCCAGGCTGAAATCGACTCTCAAGCCGGTCGTGCGCTCGGTGCGCCGCCGCCGGGCCCGTCCGGCCGCCGAGCGTCTGGCCCGCCACGCCCACCCCCAGGTGGCCGCCATCGGTGCGGCCCTCCTCGACGTGCTCGGAGACGGCGCGGACGACGGAGTCCGGCGGACCTTCGGGCGCATCGAGGCCCGCCGCGCGGCCCTGCTGGCCTCGACCGACGAGATCGAGATGGTCGACTTCGGGGCCGGGCGCTCGAGCGACAGCCGGACCGACGACGAGATGGCCGCAGGCGTGGTCTGCCGCCGCCCCGTGGCCCGCATCGCGGGCGTGAGCAAGTCGGCCTTCTGGGCGCGGTTCCTGCACCACCTCGTGCACCGGTTGGGCCCGGCGTCCGGGGTCGAGCTCGGCACCTGCGTGGGGATCTCCGCCGCCTACCAGGCGGCCGCCCTCGACCGGAACGAACGCGGCACGTTGCGCACCCTCGAGGGTTCGCCGGCCATCGCCGACCTCGCCCGCGAGACCCTGCGGGAGCTCGGCTGCGGGCGGGCCGACGTGGTGACCGGGCCCTTCCTCGCGACCCTCGACGGCGTGCTGGCCGCCGCGGCCCCCCTCGACTACATGTTCAACGACGGCCACCACGACCACGACGCGGTGCTGCAGTACTTCGCCCAGACCCTGCCCCACCTGGCCGACTCGGCCGTCATCGCCTTCGACGACATCTCGTGGTCGGCGGGTATGCGACGCGCCTGGGAGGAGGTCGCGGCGCACCCCCGCGTTCTCGCGGCCATCGACCTGCACACCATCGGCCTGACGGTCGTCACCGCGGAGCCGGCCCCGGAAAAGCTTCGGGCGACCATCCCCCTCTAG
- a CDS encoding isochorismatase family protein — protein sequence MSKPDLPARLDRKRAVLVVVDIQEKFRDLIHGMERVMANSERLIRFCQHLGIPIVATEHYPRGLGVTVPEIRNLCSPFAPIEKITFSCAGHGPFNKAITDLGRDQIILVGIETHVCIYQTAFDLLRQGKQVVVAVDAVSSCSAANREIGLQRMGEIGVQRHGAQMIMFEILGEAGTADFKLVAGLLKE from the coding sequence ATGAGCAAGCCCGACCTGCCCGCGCGCCTCGACCGCAAGCGCGCCGTCCTGGTCGTCGTCGACATCCAGGAGAAGTTCCGCGACCTGATCCACGGCATGGAGCGGGTCATGGCCAACTCCGAGCGGCTGATCCGCTTCTGCCAGCACCTGGGCATTCCCATCGTGGCCACCGAGCACTACCCCCGCGGCCTGGGCGTGACCGTGCCGGAGATCCGCAACCTCTGCTCGCCCTTCGCGCCCATCGAGAAGATCACCTTCAGCTGCGCCGGCCATGGGCCCTTCAACAAGGCGATCACCGACCTCGGCCGCGACCAGATCATCCTCGTGGGCATCGAGACCCACGTCTGCATCTACCAGACGGCCTTCGACCTGCTGCGGCAGGGCAAGCAGGTCGTGGTGGCCGTCGATGCGGTCAGCTCGTGTTCGGCGGCGAACCGGGAGATCGGCCTGCAGCGCATGGGCGAGATCGGCGTGCAGCGGCACGGCGCCCAGATGATCATGTTCGAGATCCTCGGCGAAGCGGGGACGGCGGACTTCAAGCTGGTGGCGGGACTGCTCAAGGAATAG
- a CDS encoding DUF3078 domain-containing protein: MRNRHTGLNLIIVVGLVLGLALPALAQDKPETPMGVWQKEVKLGLNILQSSYSQNWNGGEKGSVVWTGNVDARLEKQFSETANWRNTLKLAYGQTHKQERDGNNQLYWQKPDKTDDIIDFESMFRWTLSSGWDPFVAFNFTSLFEDLTDAQGRSQNFNPMTFKESAGMSRKIIDTEKRQLLTRIGIAFIQNKRSFFLDPLPSTEKTSETSTEVAAEWITEYKVGALDGRVDWESKLTLTQPFSYSGKSTFEDGFTTVQPLPEDVANYTTTLDADWENTFTANITKVISVKLFMRWVYDKYDNTVKPVVDDGGNLANEADVQNAIRKAGQFKQTLALGFGYTFN; encoded by the coding sequence ATGCGCAATCGCCACACCGGACTCAACCTGATCATCGTCGTGGGTCTCGTCCTCGGCCTCGCCCTGCCGGCGCTGGCCCAGGACAAGCCCGAGACGCCCATGGGCGTCTGGCAGAAGGAAGTCAAGCTCGGGCTCAACATCCTGCAGAGCTCGTACAGCCAGAACTGGAACGGCGGCGAGAAGGGGTCGGTCGTCTGGACCGGCAACGTCGACGCCCGCCTGGAGAAGCAGTTCTCGGAGACCGCCAACTGGCGCAACACCCTCAAGCTGGCCTACGGCCAGACCCACAAGCAGGAGCGCGACGGGAACAACCAGCTCTACTGGCAGAAGCCCGACAAGACCGACGACATCATCGACTTCGAGAGCATGTTCCGCTGGACCCTGAGCAGCGGCTGGGATCCGTTCGTGGCGTTCAATTTCACGTCGCTGTTCGAGGACCTGACCGACGCCCAGGGGCGCTCCCAGAACTTCAACCCGATGACGTTCAAGGAATCGGCCGGTATGTCGCGGAAGATCATCGACACCGAGAAGCGCCAGCTGCTGACCCGCATCGGCATCGCGTTCATCCAGAACAAGCGCTCGTTCTTCCTCGATCCGCTGCCTTCGACCGAGAAGACGTCCGAGACCTCGACCGAAGTGGCCGCCGAATGGATCACCGAGTACAAGGTGGGGGCCCTGGATGGACGCGTCGACTGGGAGTCGAAGCTCACCCTGACCCAGCCCTTCTCCTACTCCGGGAAGTCGACTTTCGAGGACGGCTTCACCACCGTGCAGCCCCTGCCCGAGGACGTGGCCAACTACACGACCACCCTCGACGCGGACTGGGAGAACACCTTCACCGCCAACATCACCAAGGTCATCTCGGTGAAGCTGTTCATGCGTTGGGTCTACGACAAGTACGACAACACGGTCAAGCCCGTGGTCGACGACGGCGGCAACCTGGCCAACGAGGCCGACGTGCAGAACGCCATCCGCAAGGCGGGGCAGTTCAAGCAGACTCTGGCCCTGGGATTCGGGTACACCTTCAACTAG
- a CDS encoding mechanosensitive ion channel — protein MKAMDFLKTEGPGLGLKVVGAIVILIIGRMVAGAVRKGVSKVMSARNVDPSLTGFIASLLYFAVMTFTVIAVVGQFGVQTASFVAILGAAGFAVGMALQGTLANFSSGVMLLLFRPFKAGDVIEAAGVKGKVVDIAIFSTTINTPDNVKITVPNGQLYGGIIKNFNGYETRRVDMVMGIGYSSDIDKAMRILRELADNDSRVLKDPEVTIAVSELADSSVNLIFRPWCQADDYWGVFLDMQKATKQAFDANGIEIPFPQRVVHMQQS, from the coding sequence ATGAAGGCCATGGATTTCCTGAAGACCGAGGGGCCGGGCCTGGGCCTGAAGGTCGTCGGGGCCATCGTCATCCTGATCATCGGCCGCATGGTCGCCGGCGCGGTCCGCAAGGGAGTCAGCAAGGTCATGTCGGCGCGCAACGTCGACCCGAGCCTGACCGGCTTCATCGCCAGCCTGCTCTACTTCGCCGTCATGACCTTCACCGTCATCGCCGTGGTCGGCCAGTTCGGCGTCCAGACCGCGAGCTTCGTCGCCATCCTCGGCGCCGCCGGCTTCGCGGTGGGCATGGCCCTGCAGGGGACCCTGGCCAACTTCTCGTCCGGCGTGATGCTGCTGCTGTTCCGGCCCTTCAAGGCCGGCGACGTGATCGAGGCCGCCGGCGTCAAGGGGAAGGTCGTCGACATCGCCATCTTCAGCACGACGATCAACACCCCGGACAACGTGAAGATCACCGTGCCCAACGGCCAGCTCTACGGCGGCATCATCAAGAACTTCAACGGCTACGAGACCCGTCGCGTCGACATGGTGATGGGCATCGGCTACAGCTCGGACATCGACAAGGCCATGCGGATCCTGCGCGAACTGGCCGACAACGACAGCCGCGTCCTGAAGGATCCCGAGGTGACCATCGCCGTGTCCGAACTGGCCGACTCGAGCGTCAACCTCATCTTCCGCCCCTGGTGCCAGGCCGACGACTACTGGGGCGTGTTCCTGGATATGCAGAAGGCCACCAAGCAGGCGTTCGATGCCAACGGGATCGAGATCCCGTTCCCGCAGCGCGTCGTGCACATGCAGCAGTCCTGA
- a CDS encoding YchJ family protein, translating into MTMECPCGSGLAYEACCQPIITGATVAPTAEALMRARYSAYTQVELEFLNESLHPDSREDSDPEGARDWAENSTWHGLEIVGTTRGGAEHDEGEVEFVATYTHQGREQVYHEIASFERVEGRWTFKEGRPGVRKPTVREEPKIGRNDPCSCGSGRKFKKCCGA; encoded by the coding sequence GTGACCATGGAGTGCCCCTGCGGATCCGGTCTCGCCTACGAGGCCTGCTGCCAGCCGATCATCACCGGCGCCACCGTCGCGCCCACCGCCGAGGCCCTCATGCGGGCCCGCTACTCGGCCTATACCCAGGTCGAGCTCGAGTTCCTGAACGAGAGCCTGCATCCGGACAGCCGCGAGGACAGCGACCCGGAAGGCGCGCGGGACTGGGCGGAGAACTCCACCTGGCACGGCCTCGAGATCGTGGGCACCACGCGCGGCGGCGCGGAGCACGACGAGGGCGAGGTCGAGTTCGTGGCGACCTACACCCACCAGGGGCGCGAGCAGGTGTACCACGAGATCGCGTCGTTCGAGCGGGTCGAGGGGCGCTGGACCTTCAAGGAGGGGCGGCCCGGCGTGCGCAAGCCCACCGTGCGCGAGGAGCCGAAGATCGGGCGCAACGATCCCTGCTCGTGCGGCAGCGGCCGCAAGTTCAAGAAGTGCTGCGGGGCCTGA
- a CDS encoding glycosyltransferase family 2 protein, producing MKISVAIITRDAAADLDRCLASLGFADEVVVLDQGSTDATAAVCARHGAALHQGAWQGFGPTKQAAVDLCRNRWVLSVDSDEEVTPELAAAIGALPEAPAEAAFAVNRLSRFLGAWIRHCGWHPDHVVRLFDRERAAFNAKPVHEGIETAGTVGRLPGLLRHYTYETMEQYVEKLNRYTTLAAAEMHAAGRRTSLVQAVVRAEATFWRMFVLQGGLLDGWHGAVLCWSSGFYVLAKYVKLWRLGRP from the coding sequence GTGAAGATCTCGGTGGCCATCATCACCCGCGACGCGGCGGCCGATCTGGACCGCTGCCTCGCCTCGCTGGGTTTCGCCGACGAGGTGGTGGTGCTCGACCAGGGCAGCACCGACGCCACGGCCGCGGTGTGCGCTCGCCACGGAGCCGCCCTGCACCAGGGCGCGTGGCAGGGCTTCGGGCCCACGAAGCAGGCGGCGGTCGACCTGTGCCGCAACCGCTGGGTGCTGAGCGTCGACTCGGACGAGGAGGTCACGCCGGAGCTGGCGGCGGCCATCGGCGCCCTGCCCGAGGCGCCCGCCGAGGCGGCCTTCGCCGTGAACCGGCTCAGCCGGTTCCTCGGGGCCTGGATCCGGCACTGCGGCTGGCATCCGGACCACGTGGTGCGCCTGTTCGACCGCGAGCGGGCGGCGTTCAACGCCAAGCCGGTCCACGAGGGCATCGAGACCGCGGGGACGGTGGGGCGCCTGCCCGGGCTGCTGCGCCACTACACGTACGAGACCATGGAGCAGTACGTGGAGAAGCTGAACCGCTACACGACCCTGGCCGCCGCGGAGATGCACGCCGCCGGACGCCGCACCAGCCTCGTGCAGGCGGTGGTGCGGGCCGAGGCCACCTTCTGGCGCATGTTCGTCCTGCAGGGCGGCCTCCTGGACGGATGGCACGGGGCCGTGCTGTGCTGGTCGTCGGGCTTCTACGTCCTGGCCAAGTACGTGAAGCTGTGGCGGCTGGGGCGCCCGTGA